The Mesorhizobium huakuii genome has a segment encoding these proteins:
- a CDS encoding IS5 family transposase: MPYKHNADRRHHVGKMKFRVTNWRDYEAGLRRRGSLTLWVTPEALAGWRAPRRKTRGGQARYSDLAIETALTLGCVFAMRLRQTEGLLHSLLDLMGLKVPVPDHTTLSRRAQKWEPSARRNPPLPDGPLHVLVDSTGLKVYGAGQWLEQKHGARSRRNWRKLHLAVDAKSGAIIAQRLTDQDTDDPSQVAPLLDQIDGEIDQFTADGAYDGKPTYRSILQHSATANIVIPPRSTAVESRDAGPPGQRDKHIAAIASDGRLKWQAATGYGKRALSETAIGRYKGLIGRRLRARSLPAQQTEVAIGCIVLNRMLAWARPESIRRQVTQA; this comes from the coding sequence ATGCCGTACAAACACAACGCAGATCGTCGTCATCACGTCGGAAAGATGAAATTCAGGGTGACGAATTGGCGTGACTACGAAGCAGGTCTGCGCCGGCGTGGTAGCCTGACCTTATGGGTAACGCCGGAGGCACTGGCGGGATGGCGCGCTCCGCGACGCAAGACCCGCGGCGGCCAAGCCCGGTATTCCGATCTCGCCATTGAGACAGCGCTGACGCTGGGTTGCGTCTTCGCAATGCGGCTGCGCCAGACCGAGGGATTGCTTCACTCGCTGCTGGATCTCATGGGGCTGAAAGTCCCAGTTCCAGATCATACGACGCTGAGCCGTCGGGCACAGAAGTGGGAGCCATCAGCCCGACGAAACCCGCCGCTGCCGGACGGCCCGCTGCATGTGCTTGTCGATAGCACGGGATTGAAAGTCTACGGCGCCGGGCAATGGCTGGAGCAGAAACATGGCGCCAGATCACGTCGCAACTGGCGCAAGCTGCATCTGGCAGTGGATGCCAAAAGTGGCGCGATCATTGCCCAAAGGCTGACAGATCAGGACACGGATGATCCTTCCCAGGTGGCACCGCTTCTCGATCAGATCGACGGCGAGATCGACCAGTTCACAGCCGACGGAGCCTATGACGGCAAGCCAACCTATCGGTCTATCCTGCAGCACAGCGCAACCGCGAACATCGTCATTCCACCGCGTTCCACGGCGGTGGAAAGCCGTGATGCCGGACCGCCTGGTCAAAGGGACAAGCACATTGCCGCAATCGCAAGCGACGGTCGGCTGAAATGGCAGGCAGCCACCGGCTACGGCAAGCGGGCGCTGAGCGAAACAGCCATCGGACGATACAAGGGGCTGATCGGACGGCGCCTGCGAGCACGCTCTCTTCCGGCTCAACAGACCGAGGTTGCCATCGGTTGCATCGTTCTCAACCGCATGCTGGCATGGGCACGCCCGGAGTCTATCCGGCGTCAAGTCACGCAGGCATAA
- a CDS encoding trypsin-like serine peptidase, with amino-acid sequence MDDEIDGALLANAEAAAARWKNRTRIREARTDALIRHEILAADSPDRLAARLNNIISDVRKSGGGMLPPESSILRKFVERPLPVTVAELSDQIVNEVIIGARDFLSVEFLDRGSAAARSVGRVLIRANGTLSARGTGFLVGPGLLLTNEHVLTSAELADRCVVQMDYEQNRFGLVKQPQEFALEPKRFFLNDHKLDYALVAVSVKSIQGVEISTYGWLPLNGAQGKIAISDEDHINIVQHPGGREKQVVIRNNRVLDMRTAAEGLGPFLHYEADTEKGSSGSPVMNDGWEVVGLHHSGVPAIDSQGNWLRKDDRIWDKEQHSVAEIKWVANEAVRTSSLVAAIEIAPLEKEKRAYLNEAMSATASMETFAPSLVPESVAHELEDTPVVRDVSSGRGSGPNREISKDKWEPSATIEVPLKITLSLGRAGNRSASAPMPRPRFRPSCSKRN; translated from the coding sequence ATGGATGACGAAATTGATGGCGCGCTGTTAGCGAATGCAGAGGCCGCCGCCGCGCGATGGAAGAACCGCACAAGGATTCGCGAAGCGCGCACTGACGCGCTGATCAGGCATGAGATTCTGGCGGCGGACAGTCCGGATCGCCTGGCTGCGCGATTGAACAACATCATCAGCGATGTCCGGAAATCGGGCGGGGGAATGCTCCCGCCGGAAAGCTCCATCTTGAGGAAGTTTGTGGAGCGCCCCTTGCCCGTGACTGTCGCAGAACTCAGCGACCAGATCGTTAACGAGGTTATCATCGGTGCCCGCGACTTTCTTTCCGTGGAGTTTCTGGACAGAGGATCGGCGGCCGCCCGAAGTGTCGGGCGAGTCCTTATCCGCGCTAATGGAACCCTGAGCGCACGAGGCACTGGCTTCCTCGTCGGACCGGGATTGCTTCTGACCAATGAGCACGTCCTGACCTCGGCGGAGCTTGCGGATCGATGCGTCGTTCAGATGGACTACGAGCAGAACCGCTTCGGCCTGGTGAAGCAGCCTCAGGAATTCGCGCTCGAGCCGAAGCGCTTCTTCCTGAATGACCACAAGCTCGACTACGCGCTCGTGGCGGTTTCTGTGAAAAGCATCCAGGGCGTTGAGATTTCTACATACGGATGGCTTCCGCTCAATGGCGCCCAGGGAAAGATCGCGATCTCGGATGAGGACCACATCAACATCGTCCAGCATCCTGGTGGCCGGGAAAAGCAGGTCGTAATCCGCAACAACCGGGTTCTCGACATGAGGACTGCCGCCGAAGGTCTCGGACCGTTCCTGCATTACGAAGCCGATACGGAGAAGGGCTCGTCAGGGTCACCTGTGATGAATGATGGATGGGAGGTCGTCGGGCTTCACCATAGCGGCGTGCCTGCGATCGACAGCCAAGGGAACTGGCTCCGGAAAGATGACCGCATCTGGGACAAGGAGCAGCACTCGGTCGCGGAAATCAAATGGGTCGCGAATGAGGCCGTGCGGACATCCAGCCTCGTTGCAGCGATCGAAATCGCGCCGCTGGAAAAGGAGAAGCGGGCCTACCTGAATGAAGCCATGTCGGCCACAGCATCCATGGAAACCTTCGCGCCTAGCCTGGTCCCCGAGAGCGTTGCGCACGAGCTGGAGGACACCCCAGTCGTTCGCGATGTGTCGTCCGGGAGAGGCAGCGGTCCCAACCGGGAAATATCGAAGGACAAATGGGAGCCGTCGGCCACCATCGAGGTTCCGCTGAAGATAACCCT
- a CDS encoding ISAs1 family transposase, whose translation MPKKTFAVALATGNHLLVQLKENQPNLDDEIRAIVDSRTPSDTASSRDTVRSRQEDRTVDVFPVGKALVDSEWQPFVKTIIRVTRQTWLRSAATGMWQPRGEVSYYISSEQGLPAKTWAAIIRGHWGIENRNHYVRDVSCDEDRSRIRDNPGIMARARSFALNILRHNGTKNVAQALWNGALSLDLILAYKAL comes from the coding sequence ATGCCCAAAAAAACCTTCGCCGTAGCCCTGGCCACGGGTAACCATCTGCTGGTTCAACTCAAGGAGAACCAGCCCAATCTGGATGACGAGATTCGCGCCATCGTCGACAGCCGCACTCCCAGCGACACGGCCTCCTCACGCGACACAGTGCGATCCCGGCAGGAGGATCGAACCGTGGACGTCTTTCCCGTCGGCAAGGCCCTCGTCGACAGCGAATGGCAGCCCTTCGTCAAGACCATCATCCGCGTCACCCGCCAAACTTGGCTCCGCAGTGCCGCCACGGGCATGTGGCAGCCGCGCGGCGAGGTCTCATACTATATCTCCTCCGAACAGGGTCTCCCCGCCAAGACTTGGGCCGCCATCATCCGAGGCCACTGGGGCATCGAGAACCGCAACCACTATGTCCGCGACGTGTCCTGCGACGAGGACCGCAGCCGTATCCGCGACAACCCCGGCATCATGGCCAGAGCCCGCAGCTTCGCCCTCAACATCCTGCGTCACAACGGCACGAAAAACGTCGCTCAAGCCCTCTGGAACGGCGCTCTCTCCCTCGATCTCATCCTCGCTTACAAGGCTCTGTAA
- a CDS encoding IS66 family transposase encodes MILQLRAEVAGLRAENAALKDEIRRLKGLPPRPTLKPSGMEQSSKRSSPAATGPKRRGSNRAIVTEERRLCYEPPPGSRFVGRTSFVVQDLTIGVRVVRYHRDRWRLPDGRIVVAPLPDGVDGHFGLELRRLVLSLYHQGQSTVERIVALLRDFGVSISKRQVVRILTSKIDAFVAEAKQVLTAGLASAGWVSVDDTGARHGAVNGVCTQIGNDRFAVFTTTKSKSRLNFLQLLHGGSARWVLNAASRAYMLERGLPVITTDLLHAGREPSGFEDAASWDAHLLAHGLEPKDGPVDPFRIASEGALWGGLTEAKALDGTVILSDGAGQFAIGEHARCWVHMERQIHALDSFTEPQRRAKALIQSRIWWLYNDIKAWCLSPTPRRARELARRFDRIVGMKTKFVTLDRLLARIRTDRQSFLKILQRPDIPLHTNGSENDIRSVVTRRKISGGTHSDQGRAARDTMLSMMKTCNKLGVSFWDYLGDRLGIPGSKILPLPVLLAAR; translated from the coding sequence ATGATCCTGCAGTTGCGGGCGGAGGTCGCCGGGCTTCGCGCCGAGAATGCGGCTCTGAAGGATGAGATCCGGCGCCTGAAAGGTCTACCGCCGCGCCCGACGCTGAAGCCGAGCGGGATGGAGCAGTCGTCCAAGCGGAGCTCACCTGCGGCAACGGGTCCGAAGCGGCGTGGCTCGAACCGGGCGATCGTCACCGAAGAGCGCCGTCTTTGTTATGAGCCGCCACCGGGCTCGCGGTTTGTGGGGCGGACAAGTTTCGTGGTGCAGGATCTGACGATCGGGGTGCGGGTGGTCCGCTATCATCGGGACCGCTGGCGTTTGCCGGATGGCCGGATCGTCGTCGCTCCGCTGCCGGACGGGGTCGACGGGCACTTCGGTTTGGAGCTTCGGCGTCTGGTGCTGTCGCTTTATCACCAGGGTCAATCGACCGTGGAGCGGATCGTCGCGTTGCTGCGCGACTTCGGCGTGTCGATCTCCAAGCGTCAGGTCGTGCGGATCCTGACCAGCAAGATCGACGCCTTCGTCGCCGAAGCGAAGCAGGTTCTGACGGCCGGGCTCGCTTCGGCCGGTTGGGTCAGCGTCGACGACACCGGGGCCCGCCATGGCGCGGTCAATGGCGTGTGCACGCAAATCGGCAATGACCGGTTCGCCGTGTTCACGACCACCAAGTCGAAGAGCCGGCTGAACTTCCTGCAGCTCCTGCACGGCGGGTCGGCCCGGTGGGTCCTGAACGCCGCCTCACGCGCCTACATGCTGGAGCGCGGGCTGCCGGTGATCACGACGGATCTTCTGCATGCTGGGCGCGAGCCGTCCGGGTTCGAGGACGCGGCGTCATGGGACGCCCATCTACTCGCCCATGGCCTGGAGCCCAAGGATGGCCCTGTGGACCCGTTCCGCATCGCCAGTGAAGGCGCGTTGTGGGGCGGTCTGACCGAAGCAAAGGCCCTCGACGGCACCGTCATCCTCAGTGATGGGGCGGGCCAGTTCGCAATCGGCGAGCACGCGCGGTGCTGGGTCCATATGGAGCGCCAGATCCATGCCCTCGATAGCTTCACCGAACCGCAGCGCCGCGCCAAGGCCCTGATCCAGAGCCGGATCTGGTGGCTCTACAACGACATCAAGGCGTGGTGTCTGAGCCCCACGCCCCGAAGAGCCAGGGAACTTGCCCGGCGGTTCGACCGGATCGTCGGCATGAAGACCAAGTTCGTGACCCTCGACCGTCTACTCGCGCGCATCCGGACCGACCGCCAAAGCTTCCTGAAGATCCTCCAACGCCCGGACATTCCGCTCCACACCAACGGCTCAGAGAACGATATCCGCAGCGTGGTGACCCGGCGCAAGATCAGCGGCGGAACCCACAGCGACCAGGGCCGTGCCGCCCGCGACACCATGCTCAGCATGATGAAGACCTGCAACAAACTCGGTGTCAGCTTCTGGGATTATCTCGGCGACCGCCTCGGCATCCCTGGCAGCAAGATCCTGCCGCTTCCCGTTCTCCTCGCCGCTCGCTGA
- a CDS encoding GNAT family N-acetyltransferase: MPIRLEILDYVSLKELRHLTYPAVWTAVTSRFASTVRGVAARTTDVTAGLALAVPGPSGQFELLSVYVLPMLRRMGFGSSMLGTIEEEFRGLGFRRGVHFLRVGEHNQDAARFFVKNGWTRPAVNKLVCHTTVPLAFETPWLVEARLPVRYRIVGWRSLGADQRATIRDFDEPGVNDDVNPFIYEEDSDPHTSLALVDAEGGTVRGWAITHRLDSSTLRWTCSFIHPSLQATALMRPLWLEVARRQRAFPELVNLMFTVPVTEPRMARFALRRMRPWLSELAYACITMKRVA; the protein is encoded by the coding sequence ATGCCGATTCGCCTTGAGATACTGGACTACGTCAGCCTAAAGGAACTACGGCATCTTACCTATCCGGCAGTGTGGACCGCGGTGACAAGCCGTTTCGCATCCACGGTCCGCGGCGTCGCGGCGCGCACAACCGACGTGACCGCAGGACTTGCCCTGGCCGTGCCAGGCCCTTCCGGGCAGTTCGAACTCCTTTCGGTCTACGTCCTGCCTATGCTCCGCCGAATGGGCTTTGGCAGTTCCATGCTGGGCACGATCGAAGAGGAGTTCCGCGGTCTCGGCTTCAGGCGAGGCGTTCATTTCCTGCGCGTCGGCGAGCACAACCAGGACGCCGCACGCTTTTTCGTGAAAAACGGCTGGACCCGACCCGCGGTCAACAAACTGGTCTGCCACACGACCGTGCCGCTGGCGTTCGAGACGCCGTGGCTTGTCGAGGCGCGCCTGCCGGTCCGCTACCGCATCGTTGGCTGGCGGTCGCTCGGCGCCGACCAGCGAGCGACGATCCGGGATTTCGACGAACCCGGCGTGAATGACGACGTCAATCCGTTCATCTACGAGGAGGATAGTGACCCGCACACCAGCTTGGCGCTGGTTGATGCCGAGGGCGGAACGGTGCGTGGCTGGGCGATCACCCACCGGCTCGACTCCAGCACGCTGCGCTGGACCTGCTCGTTCATCCATCCCAGTCTCCAGGCAACGGCCTTGATGCGGCCGCTGTGGCTCGAAGTAGCGCGCCGCCAGCGCGCTTTTCCCGAACTGGTCAACCTCATGTTCACGGTTCCGGTCACGGAGCCGCGCATGGCTCGCTTTGCACTCCGGCGCATGAGACCGTGGCTGAGCGAACTCGCCTATGCCTGCATCACCATGAAAAGAGTGGCATGA
- a CDS encoding IS5 family transposase gives MPYKHNADRRHHVGKMKFRVTNWRDYEAGLRRRGSLTLWVTPEALAGWRAPRRKTRGGQARYSDLAIETALTLGCVLAMRLRQTEGLLHSLLDLMGLKVPVPDHTTLSRRAQKWEPSARRNPPLPDGPLHVLVDSTGLKVYGAGQWLEQKHGARSRRNWRKLHLAVDAKSGAIIAQRLTDQDTDDPSQVAPLLDQIDGEIDQFTADGAYDGKPTYRSILQHSATANIVIPPRSTAVESGDAGPPGQRDKHIAAIASDGRLKWQAATGYGKRALSETAIGRYKGLIGRRLRARSLPAQQTEVAIGCIVLNGAVTLIKR, from the coding sequence ATGCCGTACAAACACAACGCAGATCGTCGTCATCACGTCGGAAAGATGAAATTCAGGGTGACGAATTGGCGTGACTACGAAGCAGGTCTGCGCCGGCGTGGTAGCCTGACCTTATGGGTAACGCCGGAGGCACTTGCGGGATGGCGCGCTCCGCGACGCAAGACCCGCGGCGGCCAAGCCCGGTATTCCGATCTCGCCATTGAGACAGCGCTGACGCTGGGTTGCGTCTTGGCAATGCGGCTGCGCCAGACCGAGGGATTGCTCCACTCGCTGCTGGATCTCATGGGGCTGAAAGTCCCAGTTCCAGATCATACGACGCTGAGCCGTCGGGCACAGAAGTGGGAGCCATCAGCCCGACGAAACCCGCCGCTGCCGGACGGCCCGCTGCATGTGCTTGTCGATAGCACGGGATTGAAAGTCTACGGCGCCGGGCAATGGCTGGAGCAGAAACATGGCGCCAGATCACGTCGCAACTGGCGCAAGCTGCATCTGGCAGTGGATGCCAAAAGTGGCGCGATCATTGCCCAAAGGCTGACAGATCAGGACACGGATGATCCTTCCCAGGTGGCACCGCTGCTCGATCAGATCGACGGCGAGATCGACCAGTTCACAGCCGACGGAGCCTATGACGGCAAGCCAACCTATCGGTCTATCCTGCAGCACAGCGCAACCGCGAACATCGTCATTCCACCGCGTTCCACGGCGGTGGAAAGCGGTGATGCCGGACCGCCTGGTCAAAGGGACAAGCACATTGCCGCAATCGCAAGCGACGGTCGGCTGAAATGGCAGGCAGCCACCGGCTATGGCAAGCGGGCGCTGAGCGAAACAGCCATCGGACGATACAAGGGGCTGATCGGACGGCGCCTGCGAGCACGCTCTCTTCCGGCTCAACAGACCGAGGTTGCCATCGGTTGCATCGTTCTCAACGGTGCTGTCACATTGATTAAGCGGTAA
- a CDS encoding ISAs1 family transposase, with translation MPGTLLSLFSQIPDPRRGQGQMYPQAPILLFTVLAMLAGAVSYRQVHAFIRIHLVRLNGVFGVSVRKAPAYSTVRFILRGLDGAEVERVFRQHAAGLPTPPAQEPDDAMPDDVMPACVAIDGKTLRGSFDAFNDRKAAHLLSAFASDGQIILGHLAIDEKSNEIPAAQDLIATLGLTGRMFTLDAMHAQKNLRRSPGHG, from the coding sequence TTGCCCGGCACATTGCTGTCATTGTTTTCGCAGATCCCCGATCCACGCCGTGGCCAGGGGCAGATGTATCCCCAGGCGCCGATCCTGCTGTTCACGGTGCTGGCGATGCTGGCCGGGGCGGTTTCGTATCGTCAGGTCCACGCCTTCATCCGCATCCATCTTGTCCGCCTGAACGGCGTGTTCGGGGTCTCGGTGCGAAAGGCCCCAGCCTACTCGACGGTGCGGTTCATCCTTCGCGGTCTCGACGGGGCGGAGGTCGAAAGGGTGTTCCGCCAGCATGCGGCCGGCCTGCCGACGCCCCCGGCCCAAGAGCCGGACGACGCCATGCCGGACGACGTCATGCCGGCGTGCGTGGCCATTGACGGCAAGACGCTGCGCGGCAGCTTCGACGCCTTCAACGATCGCAAAGCGGCGCATCTGCTGAGTGCTTTCGCCAGCGATGGTCAGATCATCCTCGGCCATCTGGCGATCGATGAGAAGAGCAACGAAATCCCCGCCGCCCAGGACTTGATCGCCACGCTGGGCCTGACCGGGCGCATGTTCACTCTCGACGCCATGCATGCCCAAAAAAACCTTCGCCGTAGCCCTGGCCACGGGTAA